DNA sequence from the Chitinivorax tropicus genome:
GCATCCCCCTGGTCATGGCAGTCTGGTTTGCACCAACGCTGGTGGTGTTCAACGAGCTCAAGCCATTTGAAGCAATGAAGATGAGCTTCAAGGCCTGCCTGAAAAACATCCTGCCGTTCTTCGTCTATGGCCTGCTGTATTTTGTGTTGATGGTGTTGGGCATGATCCCGTTGCTCCTCGGCCTGCTGATTGTAGGGCCGCTCATCCTGGCCACACTCTATACCAGCTACCGCGATATCTTTTACGCGCAATAAATCATCTGATCCATGCTTGATACCTTACGCGTCATCTCCACTCCTGAGGGGGTGGAGTTGACACTCAGACTGGCCGGGCCGGTTTCCCGCTGCTTGGCTTGGCTGATCGATGTGCTGATCCGCACAGCCATCTTCCTTGCCTTCGCCACCGTTTTAGGTAGCCTGGATCGATTCGGCGCCGGTTTGGCTGCCGTTCTCTGGTTTCTGCTGGAATGGCTCTACCCGGTCATGTTTGAAATGCTGCGGCGCGGCGCCACCCCTGGCAAAGCTTCGATGAAACTGCGGGCCGTGATGGATGACGGCACCCCGATCACCTGGGGCGCCTCACTGACCCGCAACATCTTACGGGTGATCGATTTCATGCCGCTGATGTACCTGGCCGGCTTTATGTCGATGCTCATCAGTGGTCGTTTCCAGCGACTTGGCGACCTCGCAGCGGGCACGGTGGTGGTCTACAGCAGCGAGCTGGCCTACCCGAACACCTTACCAGATGCACCTGTCCGCACCCCGCCGGTCAGACTGCTGCCAGAAGAACAACGTGCCATCATCGATTTCGCACAACGCCTGCCAGGCTGGACGGACGAGCGGGCAGACGAGCTGGCGGCCATTGCCGAACCCTTGATCGAAAACAAACCCACCGCCTCCCCCAGCATGCAACTGGTGGGTTTGGCCCGATTTCTGTTGGGGCAACGATGACGCAGGAACAATTCGAGCAAGCCCACGAAGCCACCTGGCGGGCATTCGAGCTGTGGCTGGCAGGGCGACAGAAAAGGACCATGGCATCCGATGCGCAGCTGACGACACAGACCATTCCGGCCATCTATCGCGAGGTGTGCGCGCACTTGGCGCTGGCACGCGATCGCCAATACACCAGTGCCCTGCTCGACCGCCTGAATCAGCTCGCGCTGGAAGGCCACGAGGTGCTGTACGGCGCCCGGACTGGCATTGCCGCCAAGATCGCGCGCTTTTTCCACCGGGGGTTCCCACAACTGGTCCGCCAGCATGGTGGCGTGGTATTGGCATCCGCTGCCTTGTATTTCATCCCATTGATCATCTGTATCGTCTGGGCGCAATTCGA
Encoded proteins:
- a CDS encoding RDD family protein — translated: MLDTLRVISTPEGVELTLRLAGPVSRCLAWLIDVLIRTAIFLAFATVLGSLDRFGAGLAAVLWFLLEWLYPVMFEMLRRGATPGKASMKLRAVMDDGTPITWGASLTRNILRVIDFMPLMYLAGFMSMLISGRFQRLGDLAAGTVVVYSSELAYPNTLPDAPVRTPPVRLLPEEQRAIIDFAQRLPGWTDERADELAAIAEPLIENKPTASPSMQLVGLARFLLGQR